A genomic window from Silene latifolia isolate original U9 population chromosome Y, ASM4854445v1, whole genome shotgun sequence includes:
- the LOC141629292 gene encoding uncharacterized protein LOC141629292 yields MFQQKLPTKCGDSGMFTIPCTIGDTKIHNAMLDLGASINVIPHSICQSLELGTMSKTNVVIQLADRSNVYPKGIVEDVLVMVDKLIFPADFYVLDMEHDRQAAPILLGGPFTKTAKTKIDDFSGSLTMEFDGQVVEYNIFDAMKFPTDDHSLCLIDAFERLVQDTFDFDNPDEYQVVIEKGIVEDDFDDLLPTNL; encoded by the coding sequence ATGTTTCAACAAAAGTTGCCCACTAAATGTGGAGACTCGGGAATGTTCACAATACCTTGCACTATTGGAGACACCAAAATTCATAATGCTATGTTAGATTTGGGTGCCTCTATTAATGTAATTCCCCATTCCATCTGTCAATCATTAGAACTTGGAACTATGAGTAAAACAAATGTTGTCATTCAATTGGCGGATCGGTCCAATGTTTATCCAAAGGGAATAGTTGAGGATGTGTTAGTTATGGTAGATAAGTTGATTTTTCCTGCTGACTTTTATGTGCTAGATATGGAGCATGATAGACAAGCTGCCCCTATACTGTTAGGGGGACCATTTACGAAAACTGCAAAAACTAAGATTGATGATTTTAGCGGTTCTCTTACTATGGAGTTTGATGGTCAAGTGGTGGAGTATAATATTTTTGATGCTATGAAATTCCCTACTGATGACCATTCTTTATGTCTTATTGATGCGTTTGAGCGATTAGTGCAGGATACCTTTGATTTTGATAATCCAGATGAGTACCAGGTTGTGATTGAGAAGGGTATAGTAGAAgatgattttgatgatttattgCCGACTAACCTGTAG
- the LOC141629291 gene encoding uncharacterized protein LOC141629291 — protein MKYLSRILRVVTEQLEFNYHSLCRTLKLSHLCFADDLLMFYRRDRVSIKVLLKAFATFSSVSRLEMNCDKSEIYFNGIQQGEIDYILSISGFKEGNFPFKYLVIPISYKRMVIGDCTRLVEKVVSKLRGWGAKKLSYSGRLVLIQAVLSQLHVYWARIFVIPVTVLDRVTAIYRNYLWSSSDQYGKVPSVAWDALCTEKKFGGLGIVNCRLWNQALIGKYTWWLSCKSDHLWIKWVDYVYMKGRNWQDYVPSLQSSWTLRKICAVKDIFKPGYNLNQWCDGKYTVAAGYRWLQGSQTKAQWAPVVWNRLNVPKHSFIAWLFAKERLLTKDRLRAFGPPIDGVCDLCAMHTEDHHHLFYQCAFSIRCWDILRQWLSVSLPTQDILQWCVKWRCRSLLKKHLFFAAVVAVLYNIWRVRNLCRVDMIVHSPIQVMKEVKTSVQARFQSRTWPSKYQSTWIF, from the coding sequence ATGAAGTATTTGAGTAGGATCCTAAGGGTGGTTACTGAGCAATTGGAATTCAATTATCATTCCCTCTGCAGAACCTTGAAGCTTAGTCATTTGTGCTTTGCAGATGACCTTCTTATGTTCTATAGGAGAGACAGGGTCTCTATTAAAGTGTTGTTGAAAGCCTTTGCAACCTTTTCCTCTGTTTCTAGGCTTGAAATGAATTGTGACAAATCTGAAATTTATTTCAATGGCATTCAACAAGGAGAGATTGATTATATACTTAGTATCTCTGGGTTCAAGGAGGGGAACTTCCCTTTTAAGTACCTAGTAATCCCTATTTCTTATAAACGTATGGTAATTGGTGATTGTACTAGACTTGTTGAGAAAGTGGTTAGTAAACTCAGGGGCTGGGGGGCAAAGAAGCTCAGCTATTCTGGGAGACTGGTGCTGATTCAGGCTGTCTTATCTCAACTTCATGTTTATTGGGCTCGAATTTTTGTGATCCCTGTTACAGTTCTTGATAGGGTCACTGCTATCTATAGGAATTACCTCTGGAGTAGTAGTGATCAGTATGGGAAAGTTCCTTCTGTGGCATGGGATGCACTTTGTACTGAGAAAAAATTTGGAGGTCTTGGCATAGTGAATTGCAGATTATGGAATCAAGCCTTAATTGGTAAATATACTTGGTGGCTATCTTGTAAAAGTGATCATTTGTGGATTAAGTGGGTGGATTATGTGTATATGAAAGGTAGGAATTGGCAGGATTATGTTCCTTCTTTGCAATCTAGTTGGACTTTGAGGAAAATTTGTGCTGTTAAGGACATTTTTAAACCTGGCTATAATCTGAATCAGTGGTGTGATGGTAAGTATACTGTGGCTGCTGGTTACAGATGGTTGCAGGGTTCTCAGACTAAAGCTCAATGGGCTCCTGTGGTATGGAATAGGCTTAATGTACCCAAGCATTCCTTCATTGCTTGGCTGTTTGCTAAGGAGAGACTACTGACTAAAGATAGGTTGAGGGCTTTTGGTCCACCTATTGATGGGGTATGTGATCTTTGTGCTATGCATACAGAGGATCACCATCATTTGTTCTACCAGTGTGCTTTCAGCATTAGATGTTGGGATATATTAAGGCAATGGTTGAGTGTCTCACTTCCTACCCAGGATATCCTTCAATGGTGTGTTAAGTGGAGATGCAGATCTTTGCTTAAGAAGCATCTGTTTTTTGCTGCAGTAGTGGCTGTCTTATACAATATTTGGCGGGTCAGAAATCTCTGCAGAGTTGATATGATTGTTCATTCCCCTATTCAGGTGATGAAGGAGGTGAAAACTTCAGTGCAAGCACGGTTCCAAAGCAGGACATGGCCGTCCAAATATCAGTCTACCTGGATATTTTAA